The Methanopyrus kandleri AV19 DNA segment CCCCCTGAGACGGCCGATCCCACGTCCTTCAGACCCTGTTTCCCACCGCTGATCGGTAAATAGTACGCGATGACACCGACGGCTATGGCGCATCCCGCCACGATCGCTATGATCAGGAGGTACTCGACACCTCCCTGCCCTCTCACCCCCAGAGCCATGACAGCGGGCTCCCCTGCAGCATGTAAGTGACCACGTACCCGGCGGCGATGGCCGGTGCGAAGGGAGTGGTGTGTCCCACCCTTATCCTATCTATCCCGAGTCGTTTCAACTTTTCGAGCTCCTCCTCGGTGAACCCGTCCCCGGAGGGCACGACCACGGGTTCCGCCCTACCGGTAGCAACCAGAAGCGCGCCTTTTAACCTACCGACACGCTCGGTCCCCTCCTCCGTTCGAACCACGATCTCCAACGGGATCTCTCCTTCCCTCAGTTCCTCTACGTTCCGTTCCTTCCCAGCCCATCGGTACGTGGTGAAGGCCGTCGAGAGGGCCACGGCGATGCCCACCTCCCAGAGGACGGCGATCGGAGACGCCCTGAGGTTGAGTAAAACCGCGGGGACGACGAGGGCGGGTAGGACGATCTTCAGCTTGGACTCGTACGACCTGGCGACCTTCCAGACCGCCAGGATCAGGAGGATGCCTACCACCGAGGAGATCACGGTCCCCAGGATCGTCGCCACGCCTCCGGCGATCAAGCTCGCCAGAACCAGGATCGTGGTGTTCAGGCACAACTCCTTGAGGAAGGGGCGCCCACGGTCCAGCGCCGTACTGACGGTCAGGTACAGGAGTGCGAACGGTGCGTACAGCAGGATCGAGTTGAAGAGGACGTCGATACCCGTCGTGATACGATCGCCTCGATGGAGGAAGAGGGTGAGGGACGGTAGGAGCTTGACGTCACCACCTCCCAGCACGCCCAGCACGTTGAGGACGAGGGTCACCCCGAACGCGACTCCGGCGTCCAACAGTGCGTAACCGAGGTGGGACGGATCGATGACCGCGGCGTAGATCGCCCCCGCGACGATCGCGGGATACGTAAGCCGGTTCGGTACGATCCCCCACTTGAGGTCGGTGATCGCGGCGACCGTGGCGACCGCCAGACCCGCCAAGAAGCCCACGTCCATCGTCGCTACCCCGACAGGACCGATAGGATCTCGTTCCACCCCTCGATCGGCCTGTCCTGAGCGAGCATCCTGATGCCCCTGTCGATGGCCTCGACCCGCCGCTTAAGCTCCTGTACCCTGAGCCGTTCGTCTTCCTCCTCCATCTCGATCTGGAAGCGACGACTCAGCTTCCGAAGGGCTCCGATCACGATCGGCCGCTTGGAGACCCGGGCGAGCCTCTCCGTGTACTCGCTACCCAGCTCCTCGGCGAACCTCTTACACACGGTCAGAACCCGTTGCGGGTTCCTGAAGCTTTCGGACGCCAGATGCGCCAGGATCAGTTCCCTATCCCCGACCTCTTCGCTGAGCTCGGAGTGGAGCCTCCAGACCTCGGATAAGGCGGTCAGTAGGAGGTGTTCCCGTTCGGTGAGTATACCCCGATCGTTGAACTTCGCCCGTACACGACCGTCCGCTTCCTCCAACACCTCCGAGAGCGGCGCAACGGACAGCGAGCTGGCTATCTTATCCACGATCTTGAAGTGTCGGTTCCCGGGGATCTCGGACCCGGAGCGGAGCACCACGACGTCGTACGAGTCCAGCCTGCTCAACACCTTGTTTAGGAACTTCCTGTCCATGACGTCGCAGACGATCGGGGCCTCGGTGACCTCGTACAGCCTGCCCACGCGACCCTTCCTGCTCCAGCCGGAACTGTCCGCGTCGAACCCGAGTTCCGGGAGCTTCCTCAACAGCGCCTTGTTCACGGCCAATGCCGGTGCGCGGAAGCATTCTCCGAACTCCGAGGACAATTCGATGTGTGCTTGAGCGTCCTCTTCCGGTACGTACGTGAGCGGTACGTCGGAATACGTGGTACAGTGGATGTCCCAGTCCACCGCCTCGAGCGCGTCACGCATCTCCAAAATCGACAAATAGTCCGTAAAAACCGTGAGGTGGGCGTCTCGGGGTAAGGCTCCGAGCCTGTGGTGTCCTCTCTCTCCGAAGAGATCCACCGTGATCACCAGTTTCACGTTCAGACCTCCGTTTGAGCGTTGGTCCGGCGGTCTTGGGCGTGGTTCACGTAGTGATCACGAATCACGTGATGCTGTTAGCATACGACTGTGCGGCGCTAGACGACGCCTTTGTGGCGGCTTCGGCTGCCGATTTCGTAGCTCCGGGTGGTGCGGCCGACTCGCCGGCCGCGCTGGCGAAACTCCACCAGTAGTACGCGACTAGGATTCCCAGTCCTATGAGAGCCGCGATGAGTATGAGGTACTCTACCCCTCCCTGCCCCTCCGCACCGGCGGACACTCTTCGAATAGTTTTAATTATTCTCCTAGCGGGCAACTCTCACACCAACCAACCGCCACTACTGACGTGACACCTGTCGACCGACCGATCAGTATGAATAGAGAAAGAAAGATAATTTAATCTGCCAAGGGAGATAAGTGCTGGGGCGTGGGGTCGCCTGGATTGCTGGGCTTACGAGATCTTATTCGCATACGTCGACGCCATTTCAGTACCCTTCGACTTCGCCGTGCTACCTGCCGTCGAGGCGCCACCCGAAGCTGACTTACCGGCTGCCTGCGCTGAGGTCCACCAGTAGTACGCGATCAGGATTCCCAGACCGATCAGCGCGGCGATCAGCAGTAGGTACTCGATACCACCCTGACCGCGCTCAGACTTTACGAACTCCTTCAGAGCGCGCATTTTACCCACTCCCCGGGAGTAAACCTACTCCTTTTCAATTTTTTAACTTTTCTCTTTCCGATTCACCCGACGTGCGTCGTTCTCAGTATGTTATACCCTAGACCACACTTCCGTAGCCTTACTCGCGGCGACGTTAATCGAGTACGATCCGGTCTCCTTGGCGGCCGTCGCGGTGGACTTGGAGGAGGTCCAATAGTAATACGCGATCATTATCCCAAGACCCGCGAGAGCGGCGATTAAAATAAGGTACTCTATACCGCCTTGGCCGGAGCTCCTCAATTACATTCCCCCTGCTGCGAGGAACGATGGCATCACCGACACTATCGCCAAGTACACACCGGCGGCGGCAGCACCCAACGGTAGCCCGAATACCAACCCCCTTTTCATGTTTCCGTACCTGATGATTCCTATTGCCATTCCCGACAACAACCCCAACACAAGCGGATACGAAGCCAGAGGATCCTTCGCTTGAAGGTACATCGGGAGCATGGCGTAGGTGGGGCCCATCCTCTCCATCATCGCCACTCCTATCACGGCTCCGATCGATACTCCGACTGGGAGTCCTGAAATAAGCCCTCCCAGCGCCAGTGCGAGGCAGGGCATGGTCGTGATGGCTTTCCGTTCCAGTTCTATCCTACGCACCTCTCGGATATCGTTTTCGACGGCTTCAAGCACGTCGGCCAGCGCTCCACCGGACATAGAGATCCTGACCGTCAGACGGACTGCACGTGTTAGGAGCTCCGAATTCACGCGCTCGGCCATGTCCAAGATGGCTTCCTCGAACGTTTTGCCCGTATCCATATCCCGGACGACTATCCGGAACTCTCGTGATAGTTCCCCGTAGTCCGACTCGGCTACGTTCCGAATGGTTTCGAATATAGAAAGACCCGCGCGGAGCTCCTCTACCATTTGTCGTAGAGCATCTGGCAGGTTTTCTTCAATATCTTTAATTCTCAAACTCTGAACTATACGGGGGTGTATTAATAAGTATAACGGCATTACTGCGAGTAAGAACGCGGTCGATCCTAGTTTTGGAATTAATGGTCCTGAGATCGACATTCCTATAAGTACGTAAATGAGTGATGCGGATAGATATATCTCATAGGGTACGTCGATATTGCTTACTTGGAGGAGATAATCCATTCTTCTAAGGTATTCAGGAGACATGCGAATGACTAAAATTCGGGCTAGCGGTAGTGCGAGTGGATACAATATGAGTACAATTAGACGTATCACAGGTCCTATATTCCTCAACATCGGTAGCAGTGGGAGCACGATAATGGCCCCCTAAACCTTAGGCTCCGCCGATTTGAATATGAACAGGAATATCCCCGCCATCACGCCGACCATTCCTGCTATCATTGGCCCGAATAGAGGCGGTGGCACTAGGAAGGCCCCGGACAGGTTCGCCGCCAGGAGCATCGCGACCGTTACGAGGGTCGGTATTACGAGGGTCAGCATTATGTACGGGAACGCCAACGCTTGGAGTTTGTGTCCGTACTCCCTGTAACGTTGACGTAGCTCGTGGGCGATCTCATCTGCGAGGGTCATCAATGTCTTCGCGATATTCGCGCCTGATTCCATGGCTTGGGTGATGAATCTGACCATAGTTCTTAGTCCATCTACGTTCCATCGGTTGGCCATCCGCTGCAAGGCGACATTAATCGGGGTTCCGCTGTTGATCTCTCGGATTACCCTTTCGAACTCCTCGGAGAGCGCTCCGTAGTCGGATTCCGAGATACTCTTCATGGATTCTATAAGCGACAGTCCAGCCGACACCTCGGTGGCCATTTGGCGGATGGCGTACGGGAGTTGCCGCGCGATCTCGCCTTCTCGTCGCCTGATGAGGATAGTGACCATCATCCTCGGTACCACCATGCCCAGGAGGAAGCTCATGATCGGGCCCAGCACCTTGAGCGGTAGCGGTAACGGGAAGAGCGCCGCCGGAACCGACGTCAAAACGACTCCCATCAAGCCGCTGATGATCATGAACGTCGCGAAGGCCGCGGGAGATATCCTGAGTCCGGCCTTCTGTAGGACCTCTCTGTCGGGTGCCAATCCCCTGAACCTGTTTCCGAGTGTTGGGCTGAGGGACTGCACCATTTCGATCAACGTTTCCAGGACGTTAGCCCGCTCCCTGCACAGCCTGCGTAGCCTCTCGTTGATTTCCTCGGCGGTCCGGTCCCGCTCTCCTTCCTCCTCTATGCCCAGGACTATCCGCTTGATCTTCTCGACGTCCTCTCCCTGTTCCCCGCGTACCGCGTGCCGGGCTGCCCTGACCTTGGCCGTGAGACTAGACTCGAGACGTCCTCCTAACATTCTGCTCGTACTCTCACGGAGCTTCTCAGCTAGTCCAGAGAACGACGGTAAGCTCAGCGGGAGTCCTCCACCCGCCCCGGACGGTGTCGACTCCTTTACCTTCTGTACCTGTCTAGTTACCATGAACACGACGTACTCCGCGTACAGACCTACGCGTTCAGCCACTCCCGTCACGTAGAGGACTACCGCGCCGCCGACTCCCACGCCGATGATCGTGAGTAGAGTCTCAGGGGACGGGAGCAACGTTTAGTACCCCGAGATGCCCACCTTCTCCAGCACCGACTCTCTGTTCTTGTAGAACTCGTGTATGAACTCCCCGACCTCCCTCACGTGCCTGATATTATTGTCGACCAAGTACTTCAAGATTCGCTTACGTATCTCAATTTCATGGAGTATTTCGTCCATACTCATTCCGGTTTTCTCCTGAATCTTCTTGAAGACCATGCTAGGTACTTCGGTACTCGTAACCTCATCAGTTTCAGGCTTCCACTCGAACACCGTGTTCAGCTGGACGGTGTCACCCTCCATTCCGGCGATTTCCGAGATCTCCGTGATACGTCGAATTGATCCGGACCCACGCTGGAGGAACCTATTCTGCATCACTATAATGTCGAGCGCTGGGATCATAATCTTTGGGACGTTCATGGGTTCATTGGTGAGTCTGGTGATAGTTTCACGAGCTGTGTTAGCGTGTAAGGTACCCATACAACCGTCATGTCCCGTATTCATAGCGGTGAACAATGTACGTGCTTCGGGACCTCGCACCTCTCCCACTATAATCCTATCAGGCCGCTGTCGGAGTGTGTTCTTTACGAGATCATCCATAGTAATTTCGCCACGACCTTCAACGTTAGGTGGTTTGGTCGTCAGTCGTACCCAGTGTTCGTGAGGAAGTTGGAGCTCGAGAGTGTCCTCAATAGTGATCACTCTCTCCTCCGGAGGGATGAAAATACAGAGACAGTTTAAAGTCGTAGTTTTACCACTACCTGTACCTCCAGCAATTAGAATGTTCGCCCCATATTCAACGGCTAGCCACAAATATGCCGCAGCTTCATAACTCATAGTTCCAAACTTGATTATGTCAGTTATCGTCAGTGGATCCTCTCTAAACTTACGAATTGTAAGCGTGGGACCGTCCGGACTCACCGGAGGGATAGTGGCATTCACTCGACTGCCATCCGGTAAATGCGCATCGAGAAGTGGGTTTTCCTGATCTATTCTTCGACCTGATTCTCGCGAAATCCGCTCGATCACCGTGCGAATTGAACGTGAAGTGACTCGGAAATTGCATAGACACATTCCATGATCACGGTCATATACGTAAATGAAGCAATGCTTGGCAGTACCACCGAGTACGACCTCAGGTACTACCATTATCTCCTCTAGATTGTCGTCTTTCAACAGCGGATGTATCTCCTTGTACCCAACCATTTCATACATAAGTAAATGGGCTAAATCATCCTTAACAACTTCAAGTTCTGGGTACTCCTCTAACACTGCGTCGAAGTTCTCCTTCACTAGCTCGACAAACGCCTTTTCTCTCTCTTTAAGGGTCGCGTATTCCGTCGGATCGAAGTCGATATTCATCGATAGAATATCCTTAATCTCGTCAAGAACTTTCCGAAACTCTTCGTCATCACGGGCGTACGGTGGAGCCTGTGATCCCAGGCGTTTTAGAACTTGTGTCCTAATACGTTCGAAGTTGTAGTACTGCTCGTACTCTTTCGATATGTATACTGGCACCGGTTGATCCGGGTACTCCACGATCCTGCGGATGTTGTCGTCACACAGTATCTTCCCTTCCCATCCCTCCCTCTCCGCCAGTTCGTGCGCTTCCAGGACCTCCGCGGCTTTCTCGGATGACAGTGGGGAGATCTTCGATTCCTCAGCCTCGTAGTGCTCTCCACTGGCTTCGGCGGTTTCCTCGACGGTCTCGGGGCTTTCCGACTTCGACTCTTCCTCCTTCTCCCCTAATATGTCGCGGAGGAGGTCGTCCTCCTCCAGGCCCCCGATCAGGTCTTTGATGTTCCTTTTCCGGGGCACCGTCCACACCACCTTCGGTGTTATAGCTCCAGGTCCTTAAGTAGGTCGTCTACGTCTTCGATGTCCTCCGTTTCTTCCTCAATGATCTCTGTCTCTCGCTCTTCTTTCCCAGTTTCGGGTTCTACTCCCACGCCTTCGGTGGTCTCTTCCTCCTCGGCGCCTTCCATGAGCTCTTCCATCGTCGTTGCCTCCGCGAGGACCGAGGCCCGGAACGTACCCACTACTTCGACGTCGGTGAACTCTATGCCCCACTCACGCAGGAGACTGATGAACCGTGTCGGGGTCGTTCCCTCCAAGTCCACGTATACGTCGGTCCCCATGGGCGAAACCGTACGGACACCCGGAATTTTCTCGATCTCGTTCACGTCCTCTTCAGTCACTCCTTTCACCACTATCGTCGTCACCGGAACCTCCGTCTCCTCGGTGCCGAACTTGTCGAGGTCCGCACCTTTACGCTGCAGGGTCAATACGATGTGCTTTCTCAGCGCCTTCTCGACGATCTCGCCGTCTATGACGTCTTTACCCTCCTGAATGCGGATCGCCTGGGCGAGCTGTGCGATGTCTCGGGCGTAGGCGAAGGTAGGTTTCAAACCCCAGCCTCCCTCTTCTTCGGGCGTGAACGCCCGGCGGTAGGTCTCCAGTGCGTCCTCGGTGTATTCCTCGCCCATCTCATCAAGCCGCTTTCTGAACAGGTTCACGGCTTCTTCCAGGGGTGGGTGGGACAGATGCACGAACAAGGGGGCACGACGCAGGTGCGCCTCGTCGAACACCGTGATCGGTAGGTTCGTCGAGAACGCCGCGATGAAGTCGCAGAACACCTCGACCGCGGTGCCGCCGACGTGGACGATGTCCTTCTTGTTCTCCATCGGTACGATCAACCTGTTCAGGATGGCGATGTGAGAGTCCCTCTGACGCCCCACGTCGTCCACGAGGAACACGCCACCGTGGGCTTTCACGTGTGGCGGTACCTCGTAGACGCCCTTCTCCGCGTCGTACCGACCTTGGAGGTCGTCGAGGGTGAGTTCCGCGCCAGTGAACACGAACGGGGCGTGGATCTTTACCCAGCGCTCGTCCCCGGGCTGCTCCCGTCGGGGCCTCGGCTCGTGGAAGTCCGGGTCGTAGAGCTGCAGCACGCTACCCGCCACGTACACGGCTTTCGGGATCACGATAGGGGGTAGTAACTTCGCCATTCGGCTGAGCGTGAACGTCTTACCCGTACCCGGTGGTCCGAAGACGACGAGACCCCTCCCGCTGGTCGCCGCGAGGTAGTACGTCCGCTTGGCTTCCTCCGCTCCGATTACGTCGTGGAAGGCGTACTCGTACACCTCCTCGGGGATCTCGATGGGGTATCGACCCTCCACTTGGTCCCCTACAACCTCTTGGTACATGTCGTAGGGGACGGGACACACGCCGATGTACGGGTCTTCGCTCATGATGTTCGCGGCCAGCTCGCGCCCCTTAGGAGTCACGTCGAAAGTGGTGTTCTGGAACATCGGCCCTCCACCGGTGTGACCCACCAACTTCCGATCCTGAAGCTCGTCGACGATCTCCTCCAGGATGGGGATCGGAATCCGTGTGACTTCGTAGATCTCCCTCCCTTCCACCGGTCCTCGGTCCGCGATGACCTTGAGCACGAGGTTCTCGATGTACTCCTCGGGTAAGCCCAGATCCTCTATCGATTTGGGTTTGGCCAACGACTCCACTACTTCGACTATTTCCGGCCGGTTGTAATACTCCTCGACGGCCTTGAGGATCTCGGGGGGTAGGTCCTCGGCCAACCCGTTCACCCCGGCGCCCGAAGTACCCAGTAACCCCCTCCCCTCGCGGCGACCTCCGCCGACCCGAAAACAGTACGCATCTCAGACAAAATCCTTTTCGAGCCCATTTTACGGCGAACCACCAGCCAAAGCTCGCCGTCTTCGGTTAGATGGTTCGGAGCTTCTCTCACTATTCTCAGAACTAAGTCCAATCCCTCGCGAATGGGTGGGTTGGACACGATCCTGTCGAACTCCTCATCCTCAACGGGATCGTAGAGGCTACCCTCCCGCACCTCGGTGATATCCTCCACGTCGTTCAGCCGACGGTTCTCATTCGCAAGCCATATAGCCCTCCGGTTCACGTCCGTCATCACCACGTGCCCTTCTCCCAGCTCTTTGGCCGCCACGATCCCTAAAACTCCGTATCCACAACCCAAGTCCAGGACGCTGTGTACTCCTTCGAGGTCCATGTTCTCCGCGAGAAGTTGCGTCCCTGGATCGATCCTCCTCCACGAGAACACGCCGGGGGCAGTGAGGAACCTGTACTCCCGCCCTCGAATACGCGCGATGATCATCCCTAGTTCTTCTCTGCTCGGCTTTCCACGCCCGGAATAGGGCGCTCGCAAAGTCTCCACCCTTTTCGTTACAATTATCGTAACGATCTCCGGTGGTGCGGGGGCCGGGATTTGAACCCGG contains these protein-coding regions:
- a CDS encoding class I SAM-dependent methyltransferase, whose amino-acid sequence is MRAPYSGRGKPSREELGMIIARIRGREYRFLTAPGVFSWRRIDPGTQLLAENMDLEGVHSVLDLGCGYGVLGIVAAKELGEGHVVMTDVNRRAIWLANENRRLNDVEDITEVREGSLYDPVEDEEFDRIVSNPPIREGLDLVLRIVREAPNHLTEDGELWLVVRRKMGSKRILSEMRTVFGSAEVAARGGGYWVLRAPG
- a CDS encoding type II secretion system F family protein, yielding MRIKDIEENLPDALRQMVEELRAGLSIFETIRNVAESDYGELSREFRIVVRDMDTGKTFEEAILDMAERVNSELLTRAVRLTVRISMSGGALADVLEAVENDIREVRRIELERKAITTMPCLALALGGLISGLPVGVSIGAVIGVAMMERMGPTYAMLPMYLQAKDPLASYPLVLGLLSGMAIGIIRYGNMKRGLVFGLPLGAAAAGVYLAIVSVMPSFLAAGGM
- a CDS encoding prepilin peptidase, coding for MERDPIGPVGVATMDVGFLAGLAVATVAAITDLKWGIVPNRLTYPAIVAGAIYAAVIDPSHLGYALLDAGVAFGVTLVLNVLGVLGGGDVKLLPSLTLFLHRGDRITTGIDVLFNSILLYAPFALLYLTVSTALDRGRPFLKELCLNTTILVLASLIAGGVATILGTVISSVVGILLILAVWKVARSYESKLKIVLPALVVPAVLLNLRASPIAVLWEVGIAVALSTAFTTYRWAGKERNVEELREGEIPLEIVVRTEEGTERVGRLKGALLVATGRAEPVVVPSGDGFTEEELEKLKRLGIDRIRVGHTTPFAPAIAAGYVVTYMLQGSPLSWLWG
- a CDS encoding CpaF family protein, encoding MPRKRNIKDLIGGLEEDDLLRDILGEKEEESKSESPETVEETAEASGEHYEAEESKISPLSSEKAAEVLEAHELAEREGWEGKILCDDNIRRIVEYPDQPVPVYISKEYEQYYNFERIRTQVLKRLGSQAPPYARDDEEFRKVLDEIKDILSMNIDFDPTEYATLKEREKAFVELVKENFDAVLEEYPELEVVKDDLAHLLMYEMVGYKEIHPLLKDDNLEEIMVVPEVVLGGTAKHCFIYVYDRDHGMCLCNFRVTSRSIRTVIERISRESGRRIDQENPLLDAHLPDGSRVNATIPPVSPDGPTLTIRKFREDPLTITDIIKFGTMSYEAAAYLWLAVEYGANILIAGGTGSGKTTTLNCLCIFIPPEERVITIEDTLELQLPHEHWVRLTTKPPNVEGRGEITMDDLVKNTLRQRPDRIIVGEVRGPEARTLFTAMNTGHDGCMGTLHANTARETITRLTNEPMNVPKIMIPALDIIVMQNRFLQRGSGSIRRITEISEIAGMEGDTVQLNTVFEWKPETDEVTSTEVPSMVFKKIQEKTGMSMDEILHEIEIRKRILKYLVDNNIRHVREVGEFIHEFYKNRESVLEKVGISGY
- a CDS encoding ATP-binding protein, which encodes MAEDLPPEILKAVEEYYNRPEIVEVVESLAKPKSIEDLGLPEEYIENLVLKVIADRGPVEGREIYEVTRIPIPILEEIVDELQDRKLVGHTGGGPMFQNTTFDVTPKGRELAANIMSEDPYIGVCPVPYDMYQEVVGDQVEGRYPIEIPEEVYEYAFHDVIGAEEAKRTYYLAATSGRGLVVFGPPGTGKTFTLSRMAKLLPPIVIPKAVYVAGSVLQLYDPDFHEPRPRREQPGDERWVKIHAPFVFTGAELTLDDLQGRYDAEKGVYEVPPHVKAHGGVFLVDDVGRQRDSHIAILNRLIVPMENKKDIVHVGGTAVEVFCDFIAAFSTNLPITVFDEAHLRRAPLFVHLSHPPLEEAVNLFRKRLDEMGEEYTEDALETYRRAFTPEEEGGWGLKPTFAYARDIAQLAQAIRIQEGKDVIDGEIVEKALRKHIVLTLQRKGADLDKFGTEETEVPVTTIVVKGVTEEDVNEIEKIPGVRTVSPMGTDVYVDLEGTTPTRFISLLREWGIEFTDVEVVGTFRASVLAEATTMEELMEGAEEEETTEGVGVEPETGKEERETEIIEEETEDIEDVDDLLKDLEL
- a CDS encoding type II secretion system F family protein; translation: MLPSPETLLTIIGVGVGGAVVLYVTGVAERVGLYAEYVVFMVTRQVQKVKESTPSGAGGGLPLSLPSFSGLAEKLRESTSRMLGGRLESSLTAKVRAARHAVRGEQGEDVEKIKRIVLGIEEEGERDRTAEEINERLRRLCRERANVLETLIEMVQSLSPTLGNRFRGLAPDREVLQKAGLRISPAAFATFMIISGLMGVVLTSVPAALFPLPLPLKVLGPIMSFLLGMVVPRMMVTILIRRREGEIARQLPYAIRQMATEVSAGLSLIESMKSISESDYGALSEEFERVIREINSGTPINVALQRMANRWNVDGLRTMVRFITQAMESGANIAKTLMTLADEIAHELRQRYREYGHKLQALAFPYIMLTLVIPTLVTVAMLLAANLSGAFLVPPPLFGPMIAGMVGVMAGIFLFIFKSAEPKV